A single genomic interval of Blastopirellula marina harbors:
- a CDS encoding ADP-ribosylglycohydrolase family protein encodes MPELRSKVTGAVLGCAVGDAMGAPFEGLWGDSIPTRDSLLDDYHLYDGYPSGQFTDDTQLTVATVESIVRLQGIDLYDIATRIAQLWHNHAVIGPGGACTHAAETFLITADWSTMGAPIGQAGNGTAMRTAVLGLWYRDRPEALAEEVADISRLTHQDPRSVAGGVAIAEAARLLSDDQFVFEPTSFCEAISARCWEIEKGFAQQIRDLSLIAESHDAVQQIAFAGQSNPEFDRPIITPYVVPTVLASLYCVIKHPDSWSDAVTTAIRLGGDVDTLGAIIGALSGARLGEEAIPKHLLANVQRSKALRLLAAKYHAAIANSA; translated from the coding sequence ATGCCTGAGCTGCGATCGAAGGTGACAGGTGCGGTGTTGGGATGTGCCGTCGGCGATGCGATGGGGGCCCCGTTTGAAGGTCTGTGGGGTGATTCCATTCCGACTCGGGATTCGCTTCTGGACGACTACCATCTTTACGATGGCTACCCGAGCGGCCAATTCACCGATGACACGCAGCTCACCGTCGCGACCGTTGAATCGATCGTGCGTCTGCAAGGAATCGACCTTTACGATATTGCCACGCGGATTGCTCAGCTGTGGCACAACCACGCCGTCATCGGCCCAGGTGGCGCTTGCACCCATGCGGCAGAAACCTTCCTGATAACCGCCGACTGGTCGACTATGGGTGCTCCGATTGGGCAAGCTGGAAACGGTACCGCGATGCGAACTGCCGTACTTGGCCTGTGGTACCGTGATCGCCCGGAAGCCCTGGCGGAAGAGGTCGCCGACATTTCGCGATTGACGCATCAAGACCCTCGTAGCGTCGCGGGTGGTGTGGCGATTGCGGAAGCAGCCAGACTGCTTTCAGATGATCAGTTTGTATTTGAACCGACTTCGTTCTGCGAGGCGATTTCAGCACGTTGCTGGGAGATCGAAAAAGGGTTCGCTCAGCAGATTCGTGACCTATCCTTAATTGCGGAATCGCATGACGCCGTTCAACAAATTGCTTTCGCCGGCCAATCAAATCCTGAGTTCGATCGGCCGATTATCACTCCCTACGTCGTTCCGACCGTCCTTGCCTCGCTTTACTGCGTAATCAAGCATCCCGATTCGTGGAGCGATGCCGTGACTACCGCGATTCGCCTTGGGGGAGACGTTGATACCTTGGGAGCAATCATCGGAGCACTCTCCGGAGCTCGGTTAGGTGAAGAAGCGATCCCGAAACACTTGCTGGCCAATGTACAGCGATCAAAAGCACTACGTCTGCTTGCCGCCAAATACCATGCAGCGATTGCTAACTCGGCATGA
- a CDS encoding S1C family serine protease yields the protein MRTLVTLTLLLLCGSISLGQDMATTQMDRAEMRQEILAEADFLQRELNHLKNVVKFVRPSVVHIETTTANNSGYASSSQVDEAGAGIVFQQGTSFFVLTNRHVINQAPLERIKIYLEDGRVIKAKRVLTDRDTDVAVVEVESDRLIPAEVGDSSEVEVGEKVFAVGSPFGLSQTVTYGIISAVGRRNLQLGRQGLKLQNFFQTDAAINPGNSGGPLFNLRGEVVGLNTAIASNSGGNDGIGFAIPIHAALGVAEQLLENGQVARAFFGVRMDADFDAAAANKIGLFRARGAKVSGITPGSPAEAAMIEVGDVITKFYGQEVEDDLQLINIVSLCPLDEDIRVEIFRDGKFVEKTVRLAARKQFED from the coding sequence ATGCGAACTCTCGTAACTCTTACGCTGTTGTTACTCTGCGGCTCGATCTCCCTCGGCCAAGACATGGCCACAACCCAGATGGATCGGGCGGAAATGCGGCAAGAGATCTTGGCGGAAGCCGACTTCCTGCAGCGCGAGCTTAATCATCTAAAGAATGTTGTCAAATTCGTTCGCCCTTCGGTTGTTCATATCGAAACGACCACCGCCAACAACTCGGGCTATGCTTCGAGCAGCCAAGTCGATGAAGCGGGAGCAGGGATCGTTTTCCAGCAAGGCACCAGTTTCTTCGTGCTGACCAATCGACATGTCATCAACCAGGCGCCGCTGGAACGGATCAAGATTTACCTGGAAGACGGACGGGTGATCAAAGCGAAACGTGTCCTTACCGATCGTGATACCGACGTGGCCGTGGTGGAAGTCGAGTCCGATCGGTTGATTCCGGCCGAAGTCGGCGACAGCTCGGAAGTCGAAGTGGGTGAAAAGGTATTCGCCGTCGGAAGTCCCTTCGGATTGAGCCAAACGGTAACCTACGGCATCATTAGCGCGGTGGGGCGACGCAACCTGCAGCTTGGCCGACAAGGATTGAAGCTGCAGAATTTCTTTCAAACCGATGCGGCCATCAATCCGGGGAACAGTGGTGGCCCGCTGTTCAATTTGCGGGGTGAAGTGGTTGGTCTGAACACGGCGATCGCCAGCAACTCAGGCGGCAACGATGGGATCGGATTCGCCATTCCGATTCACGCAGCACTAGGTGTTGCTGAACAACTGCTTGAGAACGGTCAGGTAGCTCGTGCTTTCTTTGGAGTACGAATGGACGCTGATTTCGATGCAGCTGCCGCGAACAAGATTGGCCTGTTCCGTGCTCGCGGAGCCAAGGTGAGCGGCATCACGCCAGGCTCGCCAGCAGAGGCAGCCATGATTGAAGTGGGCGACGTGATCACCAAGTTCTACGGTCAGGAAGTGGAAGACGATTTACAATTGATCAACATCGTCAGCCTCTGCCCGCTGGACGAAGACATTCGCGTCGAAATCTTCCGCGATGGCAAATTCGTCGAAAAGACCGTTCGCCTTGCCGCCCGCAAGCAGTTTGAGGACTAG
- a CDS encoding FHA domain-containing protein, translated as MVKNTAAPTTKKASKLLGQAATPLVLKVEGTERDGQIIRVHSAKCLVGSGANCQLRLIAADVLPKHCVIYRGESGMVVKSWTRDTRINGSTISEAWLRIGDHLSLGSLSFEVLADQPNDSAPPSRSPAELHQENRQQRRRSNRRIRNLLNVVRQQKTSFSSLQAKLDETQKLVDSLLAREVETPQPSQESRQELRELQSELRKKKNQRVRNVVNHVRDLVRSNQQLQAELREQLEVKQNHLNEVRQELNTTAAETEAERSQRRLLEADLRETEATVTHLKEQASELQSRADLLRERWQSARYNGRSRVKTILSHLRNVRQHLSSLDSNDDELDSQDSEPLAELRLAYEDALRELQDHRNSLKDTESELAWSQEELTQSQQQAEELTSKIRELEEALSSTRSQQAEMAAALAATPAPPQPDPAQAEELSQLQSQLLSQKELGDQLQQQLAELQELNRELQESIAERQANEAELKQQLEEARQASLNLRQQLEESQHAAAAYEEEEQSAMDHLRTMGILRETAMEEETWESSSDVVEEELVETEPPSEEAYQSEIPQYEEPASPSSTGLTSFPNFKFDDEELAAEPSSSYEESPFQADSAETPTDHDPHADDKEAIDSYMQNLLQRMRAKQGVTEPAPQPVAKPTSCPITPKPHVEAVEEVVTPITHEEFVPSRFAPEQTSDIRKLRELANETAKAAIDSATLNRWESLCKSKLAVSILALLAGFTLNYFSSSYLSIQFAGACLAYVVTVFWWLQSAVIYQHVKANRKERLDKRFQDEIITPHGLAVHAETQGELPVED; from the coding sequence ATGGTCAAGAACACCGCCGCACCAACTACGAAGAAAGCTTCCAAGCTCCTGGGCCAAGCTGCTACGCCGTTGGTTTTGAAAGTCGAAGGAACTGAGCGCGATGGTCAGATCATCCGTGTTCATTCCGCCAAATGCCTGGTCGGCTCTGGGGCTAACTGCCAGTTGCGGCTCATTGCGGCTGACGTCTTGCCGAAGCACTGTGTGATCTACCGCGGCGAAAGTGGCATGGTCGTCAAATCATGGACGCGTGACACCCGGATCAACGGCAGCACGATTTCCGAAGCGTGGCTACGGATTGGTGATCACTTGAGCCTGGGCAGTTTGAGCTTTGAAGTCTTGGCCGATCAGCCAAACGATTCTGCCCCACCCAGTCGTTCACCTGCCGAACTCCATCAAGAAAACCGACAACAACGCCGCCGCTCGAATCGTCGCATCCGTAACCTTTTAAATGTGGTTCGTCAGCAGAAGACAAGCTTTAGTAGCCTGCAAGCCAAGTTGGACGAAACGCAGAAGTTGGTCGACTCGCTCCTCGCACGCGAAGTCGAAACCCCGCAACCATCGCAGGAGTCGCGGCAGGAACTGCGCGAGCTTCAAAGTGAACTTCGCAAGAAAAAGAACCAACGGGTTCGCAACGTCGTGAATCATGTTCGCGACCTTGTCCGTAGCAATCAGCAGCTCCAAGCGGAACTTCGCGAACAACTCGAGGTCAAGCAAAACCATCTCAATGAAGTTCGTCAGGAACTGAACACAACGGCCGCCGAGACCGAGGCGGAACGTTCCCAGCGACGTCTGCTCGAAGCGGATCTTCGCGAAACCGAAGCGACCGTCACTCACCTGAAGGAACAGGCCAGCGAACTTCAGTCGCGAGCCGATCTCTTGCGTGAGCGGTGGCAATCGGCACGCTACAACGGGCGGTCACGCGTCAAGACGATCTTGTCCCATCTCCGTAACGTTCGACAGCACCTATCATCCCTCGATTCGAACGACGACGAACTCGATTCGCAAGATTCCGAGCCGTTGGCCGAATTGCGTCTCGCCTATGAGGATGCCCTGCGGGAACTGCAAGATCACCGCAATTCGCTGAAAGATACCGAAAGCGAATTGGCCTGGTCACAGGAAGAACTGACCCAAAGTCAACAGCAAGCAGAAGAACTCACCAGCAAGATTCGCGAGCTGGAAGAAGCCCTTTCCTCGACACGTTCGCAGCAAGCAGAAATGGCCGCGGCATTGGCTGCGACGCCAGCACCCCCGCAGCCCGATCCGGCTCAAGCGGAAGAGCTTTCGCAACTTCAATCCCAGCTCCTCAGCCAGAAGGAACTGGGCGACCAGTTGCAACAGCAGTTGGCGGAACTGCAAGAGCTCAATCGCGAACTTCAAGAAAGCATTGCCGAGCGGCAAGCGAACGAAGCAGAGTTGAAGCAACAACTTGAAGAAGCACGCCAGGCATCGCTCAATTTGCGCCAGCAGTTGGAAGAAAGCCAACACGCCGCAGCTGCCTATGAAGAGGAAGAGCAATCGGCGATGGATCACCTGCGTACGATGGGCATTCTGCGCGAAACCGCTATGGAAGAAGAGACCTGGGAATCGTCGTCCGACGTAGTCGAAGAGGAACTCGTAGAAACGGAACCACCGTCCGAAGAGGCTTACCAATCGGAAATTCCACAGTATGAAGAACCGGCGTCCCCATCGAGCACTGGGCTGACGAGCTTCCCGAACTTTAAGTTCGACGACGAAGAACTAGCCGCAGAGCCGAGCAGTTCGTATGAGGAATCACCGTTTCAGGCCGATAGCGCCGAAACACCTACTGATCACGATCCGCACGCCGATGACAAGGAAGCGATCGACTCGTACATGCAAAACCTGCTGCAGAGGATGCGTGCGAAGCAGGGTGTGACCGAACCAGCACCGCAACCGGTCGCGAAACCAACCTCCTGTCCGATCACCCCGAAACCGCATGTCGAGGCGGTCGAGGAAGTCGTGACCCCGATCACGCACGAAGAATTCGTGCCGTCTCGCTTCGCCCCGGAACAAACGTCCGACATTCGTAAGCTCCGCGAGCTCGCCAACGAGACCGCTAAGGCGGCTATCGACTCCGCGACGCTCAATCGCTGGGAATCGCTGTGCAAATCGAAGCTGGCCGTTTCGATCCTCGCCTTGTTGGCTGGCTTCACGTTGAACTACTTTTCCTCCAGCTACCTCAGCATTCAATTCGCCGGGGCCTGCCTCGCTTACGTGGTGACGGTGTTCTGGTGGCTTCAATCCGCTGTGATTTATCAGCACGTGAAGGCCAACCGCAAAGAGCGACTTGATAAGCGGTTCCAAGATGAAATCATCACGCCGCACGGCTTAGCTGTTCACGCGGAAACACAGGGCGAACTCCCTGTCGAAGACTAA
- a CDS encoding TraR/DksA family transcriptional regulator — protein MARSRDEFISKIKEILLRRRDALRKALAGDLSLLKELEQTSGDVVDFALDSVQDELSSQLAEVESRELASIDTALERIKEGKYGECEGCNTTIPIARLQALPYATLCIKCQRELEELGPDGVSWAQTDDTQAVN, from the coding sequence ATGGCACGTTCAAGAGACGAGTTCATCAGCAAGATCAAGGAGATTCTGCTCCGCCGTCGTGATGCCTTGCGCAAGGCACTCGCCGGGGACTTGAGTCTGTTGAAAGAGCTCGAGCAGACCTCGGGCGACGTGGTCGACTTTGCACTCGATTCAGTCCAGGACGAACTTAGTTCGCAATTGGCCGAAGTCGAAAGCCGCGAGTTGGCCAGTATCGACACAGCTCTCGAGCGAATCAAAGAAGGTAAGTACGGCGAATGCGAAGGTTGCAATACCACCATTCCGATCGCACGTCTTCAGGCCCTTCCTTATGCGACGTTGTGCATCAAATGCCAGCGTGAACTGGAAGAACTTGGTCCGGATGGAGTCAGTTGGGCTCAGACGGATGATACCCAGGCCGTCAACTGA
- a CDS encoding MFS transporter: MKRAGTTLAILILAVCAAHAMVHVLEGSLPCVEQSIATEYDVNQKTTGWLQTVWRFPWGVGALIAGLLVDRFGAKRMLALYLLGSGATCIAASTLPGLDLLFVTMFLMGVMASIYHPAGLALLSHETTPDTLPKTLGWHGVFGSLGIGGVPLLAAGVLSVSHSWQAFYGVLAVMSISVGLVFVYLTLQSPERVFSHVDRANADDRGDWTSFGILLVMSSCIGLSYHGVMSFLPRFLSDASVLGWQMNSEIGGNVGAASALILGCFGQFLAGYFARHKHLEWQLMLICAGTIPFLIGMSFASPEWKWWFVAAWAPTFFMHQPVFNSLIAKYTPRSRRSLCYGVSFAMGNGIGAISAGLVGENTDLQTAYLGLAGCALAATLSGGILWIRAFRTPPIGPEKGGE; the protein is encoded by the coding sequence GTGAAGCGGGCCGGAACCACCTTAGCAATTCTTATCCTGGCGGTCTGTGCCGCGCATGCGATGGTGCATGTGCTGGAAGGCTCGTTGCCGTGTGTCGAGCAATCGATCGCTACGGAATATGACGTCAACCAAAAGACGACTGGCTGGCTGCAAACGGTGTGGCGGTTTCCGTGGGGCGTTGGTGCGCTGATCGCCGGATTGCTGGTCGATCGGTTTGGAGCCAAGCGAATGTTGGCGCTATACCTACTTGGCAGCGGAGCAACGTGTATCGCGGCAAGTACGTTGCCAGGGCTCGATCTGCTGTTCGTAACGATGTTCTTAATGGGGGTGATGGCCAGCATTTATCACCCCGCCGGCCTGGCGCTTCTTTCGCATGAAACAACGCCCGACACCTTACCGAAAACACTTGGTTGGCACGGGGTGTTTGGCTCGCTAGGGATTGGTGGCGTTCCGCTTCTAGCTGCCGGGGTATTGTCCGTCAGTCACTCGTGGCAAGCGTTTTACGGCGTCTTAGCTGTGATGTCGATTTCGGTCGGACTTGTGTTCGTCTATCTCACACTGCAATCGCCGGAGCGAGTGTTCTCGCACGTTGATCGGGCCAATGCCGACGATCGCGGAGATTGGACCAGCTTCGGTATTCTATTGGTGATGTCGAGCTGTATCGGGCTTTCTTACCATGGCGTAATGAGCTTTCTGCCTCGCTTCCTATCCGACGCTTCGGTATTGGGGTGGCAGATGAACAGCGAGATCGGCGGCAACGTAGGGGCAGCCAGCGCGCTGATTCTAGGCTGCTTCGGACAGTTTCTGGCGGGCTACTTTGCACGACACAAGCATCTGGAATGGCAATTGATGCTGATCTGTGCTGGGACCATTCCTTTTTTGATTGGGATGAGCTTTGCCTCGCCCGAATGGAAATGGTGGTTTGTCGCGGCCTGGGCTCCGACCTTCTTCATGCATCAGCCGGTGTTTAATAGTCTGATTGCCAAATACACTCCGCGCTCGCGGCGAAGTCTTTGCTACGGAGTGTCGTTTGCGATGGGTAACGGTATCGGTGCGATTTCAGCTGGCCTGGTCGGCGAAAACACCGATCTGCAGACAGCCTATTTGGGTTTAGCTGGGTGCGCTCTTGCGGCAACGTTGAGTGGGGGAATTCTGTGGATTCGAGCATTTCGCACCCCTCCGATCGGGCCGGAAAAGGGTGGAGAGTGA
- the trpD gene encoding anthranilate phosphoribosyltransferase, with protein sequence MSHSEVIAKVQAGNDLSLDEMSHAIGQMMNGTWADDDIGSLLLALNEKGPSVDEIAGAATAMRSHMIQINAPCEKFIDTCGTGGDRSGTFNISTATALVIAAAGVTVAKHGNRSVTSKSGSADVLARLGVNIEADVATIEKSLADVGICFCFAPLMHGSMKHVAPVRKKLGVPTIFNLLGPLCNPANAPYQLLGVGKPEYRELLASALQKLGTTKAVFVTGRDGMDEVTISDATDVTIATGNGLVPLVWQPEEFGLERQGKEDMLVDGPEESAAMIRGVLSGVLGSARDIVVINAAAALWTIGENDSLSECARLAQNAIDSGAAEEKLAKLAEVSHS encoded by the coding sequence TTGTCCCATTCAGAAGTCATCGCCAAAGTTCAAGCCGGAAATGACCTATCCTTGGACGAAATGTCGCACGCCATTGGCCAGATGATGAATGGCACATGGGCCGACGATGATATCGGCTCGCTGCTATTGGCCCTCAATGAAAAAGGTCCATCGGTCGACGAAATCGCGGGAGCGGCGACCGCGATGCGAAGCCACATGATTCAAATCAATGCGCCGTGCGAGAAGTTCATCGACACCTGCGGCACCGGTGGCGACCGAAGTGGTACATTCAATATCAGTACCGCCACGGCCCTGGTTATCGCCGCGGCCGGAGTCACCGTAGCCAAACATGGCAATCGAAGCGTGACCAGCAAATCAGGCAGTGCCGATGTTTTGGCCCGCCTGGGCGTCAACATCGAAGCCGACGTCGCAACCATCGAAAAGTCGCTCGCTGACGTCGGCATCTGTTTCTGTTTCGCGCCACTGATGCATGGCTCGATGAAACATGTCGCTCCAGTCCGTAAGAAGCTTGGCGTTCCAACGATCTTCAATTTGCTGGGGCCGCTCTGCAATCCGGCAAATGCTCCTTACCAACTGCTAGGCGTGGGCAAGCCCGAGTATCGCGAATTGCTGGCCAGCGCGTTGCAAAAGTTAGGAACTACCAAGGCCGTATTTGTGACCGGGCGCGATGGGATGGACGAGGTGACCATCAGCGACGCGACCGATGTGACTATCGCGACCGGGAATGGCTTGGTGCCGCTCGTCTGGCAACCGGAAGAGTTCGGTCTCGAGCGTCAAGGTAAAGAAGATATGTTGGTCGACGGACCAGAGGAAAGTGCGGCAATGATTCGCGGCGTGCTATCGGGCGTACTTGGCTCGGCCCGCGACATCGTAGTGATTAACGCGGCGGCTGCGTTGTGGACGATTGGCGAAAACGACTCGCTCAGCGAATGTGCTCGTTTAGCCCAGAACGCGATCGATAGTGGTGCGGCGGAAGAGAAACTCGCGAAACTCGCTGAGGTCAGCCATTCGTGA
- a CDS encoding nucleoside hydrolase: MSRKVIIDCDPGIDDAIALMIALFDPRLDVVAVTSTAGNVNAEQAYINLQALIEFLDPPRRPRIGMGPGPRSAPPVDSTFLHGSDGLAELNLPAANLHQTHPAEKLISDRVREFPEEITLLCLGPATNIANCLQRDPTFASQVGQIVMMGGSLNGIGNVTPCAEFNCHFDAESARLVFHSKTTKTLVPLDVTNQVTFGIDLLDHIPKAESRATHILNHILPFSFRSHRRHLAQEGISLNDAVALVALLQPELFEAVPMAGDVETQGDLTLGATIFDQRTVKTWTNNMEVMTTVDAASVKDSILRGIILAAKETAT; the protein is encoded by the coding sequence ATGTCACGGAAGGTCATTATCGACTGTGACCCAGGGATCGATGATGCTATTGCGCTCATGATCGCCTTGTTCGATCCACGTTTGGACGTGGTCGCAGTCACCTCAACGGCCGGCAACGTGAACGCCGAACAAGCCTACATTAACTTGCAGGCTCTGATCGAGTTTCTCGATCCCCCTCGGCGTCCGCGGATTGGTATGGGGCCCGGGCCGAGGTCAGCCCCCCCCGTCGATTCCACATTCTTGCATGGCAGCGATGGCCTGGCTGAACTGAACTTGCCAGCAGCCAATCTGCATCAGACGCATCCCGCGGAAAAACTGATCAGCGATCGGGTACGCGAATTCCCCGAAGAGATCACATTGCTCTGCCTTGGGCCCGCCACCAACATTGCCAACTGCCTTCAACGCGATCCAACTTTCGCGTCGCAAGTCGGACAGATTGTCATGATGGGAGGTTCGCTCAACGGGATTGGCAACGTCACGCCGTGTGCGGAATTCAACTGCCACTTCGACGCCGAGAGCGCCCGTCTTGTCTTTCATTCCAAGACCACCAAAACCCTGGTCCCACTCGATGTGACTAACCAGGTAACATTTGGCATCGATCTGTTGGATCATATTCCGAAAGCAGAATCTCGGGCTACGCATATTTTAAATCACATCCTGCCTTTCTCGTTCCGCTCGCATCGTCGGCACTTGGCCCAAGAGGGAATCTCGCTGAACGACGCCGTCGCGCTGGTTGCCCTGCTTCAGCCTGAGCTGTTCGAGGCCGTGCCCATGGCGGGCGATGTCGAAACGCAAGGTGACTTGACGCTAGGTGCCACGATCTTCGATCAACGCACGGTGAAGACCTGGACCAATAACATGGAAGTTATGACCACGGTCGACGCGGCCAGCGTGAAAGATTCAATCCTCCGCGGAATCATCTTGGCAGCGAAAGAAACGGCGACATAG
- a CDS encoding MFS transporter, translating to MSEHSTTQAVELERVPHNITENEAGISTSLTILCAATVGVVVGNLYYAQPLLPIIAQDLGLTEAQVGGAASLGMLAQTFGMFFLLPLGDVYNRRPFILASIAASVLALLAVSFSDGIVWFSVACFAVGISTFGTHMTISLAASLAHPQKRGQVVGTVFGGLLTGLLLSRTISGVLGSAWGWRPVYYFGASVLTVLFFLLYVKLPNSIPQSQMSYPRLLWSMVDLLRAQPILRLSCAYGAAAFASFNAFWVTLAFHLEQPPLEQGSDVVGMLGLLGVVGALIAGPVGKLADSYGPQRILFSSMVLTFVSFAIFGFGATSLWAISFGVIVMDLGIQATQVSNQAQIYSLIPEARNRLGTIYIVIYFLGGSIGSAVGVWAWSEFGWTGVCVSGGAFMGLALLVYLGQWIYGRGKVPITN from the coding sequence ATGTCCGAGCATTCGACGACGCAAGCCGTTGAATTAGAACGCGTCCCACACAATATCACCGAGAACGAAGCTGGCATCAGCACATCGTTGACGATTCTGTGCGCAGCGACGGTTGGCGTTGTCGTTGGAAATCTTTACTACGCTCAACCTCTGCTACCGATCATTGCTCAGGACCTCGGCCTAACCGAAGCTCAAGTCGGCGGTGCGGCGTCTCTAGGTATGCTCGCCCAAACCTTCGGAATGTTTTTCCTGCTTCCGCTGGGCGATGTTTATAATCGTCGCCCGTTCATTCTGGCCTCAATCGCCGCTTCGGTCCTCGCACTTTTGGCGGTTTCCTTCTCCGATGGCATTGTTTGGTTTTCGGTGGCCTGCTTTGCGGTGGGTATCTCAACGTTCGGCACGCACATGACGATTTCGCTGGCCGCAAGTCTCGCCCATCCACAAAAACGGGGGCAAGTTGTGGGCACTGTGTTTGGTGGTCTCCTTACCGGGTTACTCCTATCCCGCACGATCAGCGGTGTGCTGGGCTCGGCTTGGGGTTGGCGGCCGGTTTATTACTTTGGCGCTTCGGTGCTGACGGTTTTGTTCTTCTTGCTGTATGTCAAACTTCCGAACTCGATCCCGCAGTCGCAGATGTCATATCCTCGGCTGCTATGGTCGATGGTTGATTTGCTGCGTGCCCAGCCGATCTTGCGTCTCTCGTGTGCGTACGGAGCCGCCGCATTCGCTTCGTTCAACGCGTTTTGGGTAACGCTGGCCTTTCATCTGGAACAACCACCACTCGAACAAGGCAGCGATGTCGTCGGCATGCTGGGGCTGTTAGGCGTCGTAGGCGCTTTGATCGCTGGTCCGGTGGGAAAGCTGGCCGATTCGTATGGTCCGCAACGAATCTTATTCAGCTCGATGGTGCTAACGTTCGTCTCATTCGCGATCTTCGGATTCGGCGCCACATCGTTGTGGGCGATCTCGTTCGGTGTGATCGTGATGGACCTCGGCATTCAAGCCACCCAGGTCAGCAACCAGGCTCAGATCTACAGCTTGATCCCCGAAGCTAGAAACCGCCTTGGAACGATCTATATCGTCATTTACTTCCTCGGCGGTAGCATCGGCTCGGCGGTCGGGGTCTGGGCGTGGAGCGAATTCGGTTGGACCGGCGTCTGCGTTAGTGGCGGTGCGTTCATGGGCTTGGCCCTTTTGGTTTACCTTGGGCAGTGGATCTACGGCCGAGGGAAAGTGCCGATTACGAACTAG
- a CDS encoding DUF6790 family protein yields MAEFIKFVLSNFTLTFLVIGFVATMIALLLRPRPWNSAVVVEELLAWFLFFSIGVSFFYNFVMHVFFGEMSARFIGWQQSPFQAEVGTASLGYAVVGFLAFRASLGMRLLAIVGPSCFLLGAAVGHIVQMIETHNFAPGNAGIIFYTDIGLPILGFVLLGLQYRLGRPGKPSKEIPNPTSDSGL; encoded by the coding sequence ATGGCAGAATTCATCAAGTTCGTGCTCAGCAACTTTACGCTTACCTTCTTGGTCATTGGCTTTGTCGCGACGATGATCGCCTTGCTATTGCGACCTCGACCTTGGAACTCTGCGGTGGTCGTCGAAGAACTGTTGGCTTGGTTTCTGTTCTTCTCGATCGGGGTCTCATTCTTCTACAACTTCGTGATGCACGTCTTCTTTGGGGAGATGAGCGCTCGCTTTATTGGCTGGCAGCAAAGCCCCTTTCAAGCGGAGGTGGGCACAGCGAGCTTAGGCTACGCAGTCGTTGGCTTCCTGGCATTTCGCGCGAGCCTGGGAATGCGACTGCTGGCGATTGTGGGGCCTTCCTGTTTTTTGCTCGGCGCGGCGGTGGGGCACATCGTGCAGATGATCGAGACCCACAACTTCGCCCCCGGCAACGCAGGCATCATCTTCTATACCGACATCGGGCTTCCCATCCTTGGCTTTGTATTGCTGGGCCTTCAGTACCGCTTAGGGCGGCCTGGTAAACCGTCGAAAGAGATCCCTAATCCAACTTCAGATAGCGGCCTGTAA